GTCCAGGTTTTGGTCTTGCACCGCGAAGCGTTGCCGTTCGGATAGCCGGTCGGTTGGCCGCTTTGGGCCTACCACCGGATCCAAAGGCCTGATTCCCAAACGAAAACGGGAAGTTGATTTTTTACAGTCCCTAACCATATTCTTCATTCTCAATTCTTCATTCTTATGCCTGCACGACTTTTGGATCAGACGTTTCTTCATCGTGGACGTGTTTTTGACGTCTCGCACGACTCGATTGAACTTGAATCCGGCCTGAGGGCTGAAATTGATATCGTCCATCACAACGGCGGGGCGGCAGTGTTACCACTTTTTGAAAACGGCGATGTCCTGCTGGTGAAACAATATCGCCACCCAGCCAAAGAAGTTTTGACCGAAATTCCAGCCGGACGCCTTGAACCCGGCGAAGACCCGCTCCTGGCCGCCGAACGCGAGCTTGAAGAAGAAACCGGCTGGAAAGCAGGAAAGATTGAATTTTTGACAAAGTTCTATGCCCTGCCGGGATATAGCACTGAGGTTCTCTATTGCTATCTGGCAACGGACTTAACGCCGGGCACGACGCAACTTGATGAAGATGAAGAGATTAATCTGCTTCGTGTCCCATTTTCCGAAGCACTTCGCATGGTCGAAGCTGGGGAAATTAAAGACGCCAAAACGATGATGTCAGTGCTGCTCACCGCCCGGAGAATGGCAAGGTGACAGAGTGACAAATGACAAGGTGACATCTGACAAAGTGACAAGGTGACAATGGTTGGCTAAGTGCTTATTTGTCACCTTGTTATCGTGTCATTTGTCACCCTGTCACCCTGTCACCTTGTCCCCTTGTCATTCTCTCACTTCTGCGCTGACGGAATGCCGTTTGTC
The genomic region above belongs to Acidobacteriota bacterium and contains:
- a CDS encoding NUDIX hydrolase produces the protein MPARLLDQTFLHRGRVFDVSHDSIELESGLRAEIDIVHHNGGAAVLPLFENGDVLLVKQYRHPAKEVLTEIPAGRLEPGEDPLLAAERELEEETGWKAGKIEFLTKFYALPGYSTEVLYCYLATDLTPGTTQLDEDEEINLLRVPFSEALRMVEAGEIKDAKTMMSVLLTARRMAR